The proteins below come from a single Vanessa cardui chromosome 7, ilVanCard2.1, whole genome shotgun sequence genomic window:
- the LOC124530930 gene encoding uncharacterized protein LOC124530930 yields MPKRKSLDKINYYKEKIKKLEEKCNRRNKRRIIIQSDSSDDNSDVEVPVATENILPHSESPEVQTEVSDLRTNTILDLPTSDGELHGESANLTPEYLQALGDAINEVPQYGEDIHHDLALRWLPILRRGLPKDVREKLVTSYSIPSNYLHYQDSDTRIKLLSPSLDKSILNIIDNNERDETLFGNNLSEKIKAAKTIEKQGKLVGPSPVPIEQGGAHRITDASFDDGNDTSNAPYGHSTATTTQPLEQATHSSAAPTSIEVRADSDGRALRGALSAPAPT; encoded by the exons ATGCCGAAACGAAAAAGtctcgataaaattaattattacaaagaaaaaattaagaagTTGGAAGAAAAATGTAACCGACGCAATAAACGTCGTATAATCATTCAATCCGACTCATCTGACGATAATTCAG ATGTTGAGGTGCCCGTAGCAACTGAAAATATTCTGCCACATTCTGAATCCCCAGAGGTTCAAACAGAAGTCTCGGATTTGAGAACAAATACAATTCTCGATCTACCCACCTCGGACGGCGAATTACACGGAGAATCAGCAAACTTGACGCCTGAGTATTTGCAAGCGCTAGGAGATGCTATTAATGAAGTACCTCAATACGGTGAAGATATTCACCATGACTTAGCCCTAAGGTGGCTTCCTATATTACGTAGAGGCCTACCTAAGGATGTCCGCGAAAAACTTGTGACATCTTACTCAATACCGAGTAACT ACTTGCACTATCAGGATAGTGATACTAGAATTAAATTACTATCGCCTAGTTTAGAcaagtcaattttaaatattattgataataatgaaaGAGATGAAACACTTTTTGGTAATAACCTTTCGGAGAAGATCAAAGCAGCCAAGACTATAGAAAAACAAG GGAAACTGGTCGGGCCCTCCCCGGTTCCCATCGAACAGGGGGGGGCGCACAGGATCACGGATGCGAGCTTCGACGACGGCAACGATACGTCGAACGCTCCCTACGGGCACAGCACTGCTACCACGACCCAGCCACTCGAGCAAGCAACGCACTCATCAGCCGCACCGACATCCATAGAG